The proteins below come from a single Streptomyces sp. M92 genomic window:
- a CDS encoding phosphoglycerate kinase, with amino-acid sequence MKTIDELLSEGVTGKRVFVRADLNVPLDGTTITDDGRIRAVVPTVKALADAGARVIVASHLGRPKGAPDPAFSLAPAAARLGELLGAGTGVAFAEDTVGTAAESTVAGLADGQVAVIENLRFNAGETSKDDAERAAFADKLAALADVYVGDGFGAVHRRHASVYDLPKKLPHYAGYLIATEVGVLKKLTDDVQRPYVVALGGAKVSDKLAVIDQLLGKADRLLIGGGMAYTFLKAKGHEVGISLLQEDQIPAVKEYMERAEKNGVELVLPVDVLVSSEFPDLKTKAPANPATVAADAIPADQEGLDIGPETRKLYASKLADAATVFWNGPMGVFEHPDYAEGTKAVAQALVDAPGFTVVGGGDSAAAVRTLGFDENAFGHISTGGGASLEYLEGKTLPGLAALED; translated from the coding sequence ATGAAGACGATCGACGAACTGCTCTCCGAAGGCGTCACCGGCAAGCGCGTCTTCGTCCGCGCCGACCTCAACGTGCCGCTGGACGGCACCACCATCACCGACGACGGCCGCATCCGCGCCGTGGTGCCCACCGTCAAGGCCCTGGCCGACGCGGGCGCGCGCGTGATCGTCGCCTCGCACCTGGGCCGCCCCAAGGGCGCCCCGGACCCGGCCTTCTCCCTGGCCCCGGCCGCCGCCCGCCTCGGTGAGCTGCTCGGTGCGGGCACCGGCGTCGCCTTCGCCGAGGACACGGTCGGCACCGCCGCCGAGTCCACGGTCGCCGGCCTCGCGGACGGCCAGGTCGCGGTCATCGAGAACCTTCGCTTCAACGCCGGCGAGACCAGCAAGGACGACGCCGAGCGCGCCGCCTTCGCCGACAAGCTGGCCGCCCTCGCGGACGTGTACGTCGGCGACGGCTTCGGCGCCGTGCACCGGCGGCACGCCTCGGTCTACGACCTGCCGAAGAAGCTCCCGCACTACGCCGGCTACCTCATCGCCACCGAGGTCGGCGTCCTGAAGAAGCTCACCGACGACGTCCAGCGTCCCTACGTGGTCGCCCTCGGCGGCGCCAAGGTCTCCGACAAGCTCGCCGTCATCGACCAGCTGCTCGGCAAGGCCGACCGGCTCCTCATCGGCGGCGGCATGGCGTACACCTTCCTCAAGGCCAAGGGCCACGAGGTCGGCATCTCCCTCCTCCAGGAGGACCAGATCCCGGCCGTCAAGGAGTACATGGAGCGCGCCGAGAAGAACGGCGTCGAGCTGGTCCTCCCGGTCGACGTGCTGGTCTCGTCCGAGTTCCCGGACCTGAAGACCAAGGCCCCCGCGAACCCCGCCACCGTCGCCGCGGACGCCATCCCCGCCGACCAGGAGGGTCTGGACATCGGTCCCGAGACCCGCAAGCTGTACGCCTCGAAGCTCGCCGACGCCGCCACCGTCTTCTGGAACGGCCCGATGGGCGTCTTCGAGCACCCCGACTACGCCGAGGGCACCAAGGCGGTCGCCCAGGCCCTCGTCGACGCCCCGGGCTTCACCGTGGTCGGCGGCGGCGACTCCGCCGCGGCCGTCCGCACGCTCGGCTTCGACGAGAACGCATTCGGCCACATCTCGACCGGCGGCGGCGCCTCCCTCGAATACCTCGAGGGCAAGACGCTCCCCGGCCTCGCCGCACTGGAGGACTGA
- the gap gene encoding type I glyceraldehyde-3-phosphate dehydrogenase: protein MTIRVGINGFGRIGRNYFRALLEQGADIEIVAVNDLGDTATTAHLLKYDTILGRLPYEVSHTEDTITVGDKTIKVLAERNPADIPWGELGVDVVIESTGIFTKKADAEKHIAGGAKKVLISAPAKDEDVTIVMGVNQDKYDPANHHVISNASCTTNCVAPMAKVLDENFGIVKGLMTTVHAYTNDQRILDFPHKDLRRARAAAENIIPTTTGAAKATALVLPQLKGKLDGMAMRVPVPTGSVTDLVLELGREVTKEEVNAAFQKAAEGELKGILEYTEDAIVSSDIVNAPASCTFDSSLTMVQDGKNVKVIGWYDNEWGYSNRLVDLTVFVGNQL, encoded by the coding sequence GTGACGATCCGCGTAGGCATCAACGGCTTTGGCCGCATCGGTCGTAACTACTTCCGCGCGCTGCTGGAGCAGGGTGCAGACATCGAGATCGTGGCTGTCAACGACCTGGGTGACACCGCGACCACCGCCCACCTGCTGAAGTACGACACCATCCTCGGGCGCCTCCCGTACGAGGTCTCGCACACCGAGGACACCATCACCGTCGGCGACAAGACCATCAAGGTCCTCGCCGAGCGCAACCCGGCCGACATCCCGTGGGGCGAGCTGGGCGTCGACGTCGTCATCGAGTCGACCGGCATCTTCACGAAGAAGGCCGACGCCGAGAAGCACATCGCGGGCGGCGCGAAGAAGGTCCTCATCTCGGCTCCGGCCAAGGACGAGGACGTCACCATCGTGATGGGCGTCAACCAGGACAAGTACGACCCGGCGAACCACCACGTCATCTCCAACGCCTCCTGCACCACCAACTGCGTGGCGCCGATGGCCAAGGTCCTCGACGAGAACTTCGGCATCGTCAAGGGCCTGATGACGACGGTCCACGCGTACACGAACGACCAGCGCATCCTGGACTTCCCGCACAAGGACCTGCGCCGCGCCCGGGCCGCCGCGGAGAACATCATCCCGACCACCACGGGGGCCGCCAAGGCCACCGCGCTGGTCCTCCCGCAGCTCAAGGGCAAGCTGGACGGCATGGCCATGCGCGTCCCGGTCCCGACCGGCTCGGTCACCGACCTCGTCCTGGAGCTCGGCCGCGAGGTCACCAAGGAAGAGGTCAACGCCGCCTTCCAGAAGGCCGCCGAGGGCGAGCTCAAGGGCATCCTGGAGTACACCGAGGACGCGATCGTCTCCTCGGACATCGTCAACGCCCCGGCGTCCTGCACCTTCGACTCGTCCCTGACCATGGTCCAGGACGGCAAGAACGTGAAGGTCATCGGCTGGTACGACAACGAGTGGGGCTACTCCAACCGCCTCGTCGACCTCACGGTCTTCGTCGGCAACCAGCTCTGA
- a CDS encoding M14 family metallopeptidase, with protein sequence MRRRARSILAVGALLIGGASFAPIAQAQPSDTADTNATEADEIKVFRADVTQEQVPLLLAAGQDGHELSERVPDKGTATVEVYLTDQQAGKLEKQGVDLKEHTLSTRAEKRVEDAAEGVFRPYSGSGGLREEILRTAQEHPRLTKVVSIGKTVNGQDILALKLTKHADKTRDGSKPAVLYMSNQHAREWITPEMTRRLMHHYLDNYKKDRRIKKLVDRTELWFLLSANPDGYDYTFQDDDNRLWRKNLRDNNGDGAIGTGDGVDLNRNFAYKWGYDDEGSSPNPTSQTYRGAGPNSEPETKALDRFQKRIGFAYGINYHSAAELLLYGVGWQVATHTPDDVLYEALAGTPENSAIPGYRPQVSSELYTTNGEADGHAANVNGVAMFTPEMSTCQTISDQYPDDEWNAADCQSGFNFPDDEKLIQEEFEKNIPFALSVAESAAHPDRPSSSVGIEAADFTPAPFTTSYSRGADQEVSVVVRKSVRDKELKYRVNGGRVHDMALKPWRGGETYGGEDNLYFDEYRAKVKDGDRGDKVEVWFTGETKKGKRTESEHFTYTIAERPRADVLVVAEEGAKATRAQTYVDALRANGKRAAVWDVATQGAPDALGVLGHFDTVVHYTGAANPGNATQLQLRAHLNEGGRLIEAGERAGGSVDLGDGTLSNDFSQYYLGAYTRTGTPGATAFTGSGKLGGTTGALGDAPGNPLDAAGTYSVTSDQLPAGAYPQFASAGAGKFAGTVNPYGPYAGEWMAAAVHTDDAYKRLTSTVDLTGVTAADRPTLRTQLLWDTEGGYDHALVEAHTTGADDWTTLPEAGGATGTAVPAECAAGFYMGEHPWLEHYLTLSDDGCTATGTTGRWNSLTGSSGGWRQVEFDLSAYAGKSVEVSLAYVTDPGSGGRGVLADEASLVVGGTAARTEGFETSLGAWRVAGPPAGSPAVLKDWTRTGTLFQTYGAVTTDDTVLLGFGLEHLTEPAARTALVRQALRALDE encoded by the coding sequence ATGAGACGAAGAGCGAGATCGATCCTCGCTGTCGGCGCGCTCCTGATCGGCGGAGCGAGCTTCGCACCCATCGCCCAGGCACAACCCTCGGACACCGCGGACACCAACGCGACCGAGGCCGACGAGATAAAGGTCTTCCGCGCCGACGTCACCCAGGAGCAGGTACCCCTGCTGCTGGCCGCCGGTCAGGACGGTCACGAACTCAGTGAGCGGGTCCCCGACAAGGGCACCGCCACCGTCGAGGTCTACCTCACCGACCAGCAGGCCGGAAAGCTGGAGAAGCAGGGCGTCGACCTCAAGGAGCACACCCTCTCCACCCGGGCCGAGAAGCGGGTCGAGGACGCCGCCGAGGGCGTCTTCCGCCCCTACAGCGGCAGCGGCGGCCTCAGGGAGGAGATCCTCCGCACCGCACAGGAGCACCCCCGCCTCACCAAGGTCGTCTCCATCGGCAAGACGGTGAACGGCCAGGACATCCTCGCCCTCAAGCTCACCAAACACGCGGACAAGACCCGCGACGGCTCCAAGCCCGCCGTCCTCTACATGTCCAACCAGCACGCGCGCGAGTGGATCACCCCGGAGATGACCCGGCGGCTGATGCACCACTACCTGGACAACTACAAGAAGGACCGGCGGATCAAGAAGCTCGTCGACCGCACCGAACTGTGGTTCCTGCTGTCGGCCAACCCCGACGGCTACGACTACACCTTCCAGGACGACGACAACCGCCTGTGGCGCAAGAACCTGCGTGACAACAACGGCGACGGCGCCATCGGCACCGGCGACGGCGTCGACCTGAACCGCAACTTCGCCTACAAGTGGGGCTACGACGACGAGGGCTCGTCCCCGAACCCCACCAGCCAGACCTACCGCGGCGCCGGCCCGAACTCCGAGCCCGAGACCAAGGCCCTGGACCGCTTCCAGAAGCGGATCGGCTTCGCCTACGGCATCAACTACCACTCCGCCGCCGAACTCCTCCTCTACGGCGTCGGCTGGCAGGTCGCCACCCACACCCCGGACGACGTCCTCTACGAGGCGCTCGCCGGCACGCCCGAGAACTCCGCGATCCCGGGCTACCGCCCGCAGGTCTCCTCGGAGCTGTACACCACCAACGGCGAGGCGGACGGCCACGCGGCCAACGTCAACGGCGTGGCGATGTTCACCCCGGAGATGTCGACCTGCCAGACCATCTCCGACCAGTACCCCGACGACGAGTGGAACGCGGCCGACTGCCAGTCCGGCTTCAACTTCCCCGACGACGAGAAGCTGATCCAGGAGGAGTTCGAGAAGAACATCCCCTTCGCGCTCTCCGTCGCCGAGTCCGCCGCGCACCCCGACCGGCCGTCGTCGTCCGTCGGCATCGAGGCCGCCGACTTCACCCCGGCCCCCTTCACCACCTCCTACTCGCGCGGCGCCGACCAGGAGGTCTCCGTCGTCGTACGCAAGTCGGTGCGCGACAAGGAGCTGAAGTACCGGGTCAACGGCGGACGCGTCCACGACATGGCCCTGAAGCCCTGGCGCGGCGGCGAGACGTACGGCGGTGAGGACAACCTCTACTTCGACGAGTACCGCGCCAAGGTCAAGGACGGCGACCGCGGGGACAAGGTCGAGGTCTGGTTCACCGGCGAGACGAAGAAGGGCAAGCGGACCGAGAGCGAGCACTTCACGTACACGATCGCCGAGCGGCCCCGCGCGGACGTCCTCGTCGTCGCCGAGGAAGGCGCGAAGGCCACACGGGCGCAGACGTACGTGGACGCCCTCAGGGCCAACGGCAAGCGGGCGGCCGTCTGGGACGTCGCCACCCAGGGCGCGCCCGACGCGCTCGGTGTCCTCGGCCACTTCGACACCGTCGTCCACTACACCGGCGCGGCGAACCCGGGCAACGCCACCCAGCTCCAGCTCCGCGCCCATCTCAACGAGGGCGGCCGGCTGATCGAGGCGGGCGAGCGGGCCGGCGGCAGCGTCGACCTCGGCGACGGCACGCTGTCGAACGACTTCAGCCAGTACTACCTCGGCGCCTACACCCGCACCGGCACCCCCGGAGCCACCGCATTCACCGGCTCCGGCAAGCTCGGCGGCACCACCGGCGCCCTCGGTGACGCCCCGGGCAACCCGCTGGACGCGGCCGGGACCTACAGCGTCACCTCGGACCAGCTGCCCGCCGGCGCCTACCCCCAGTTCGCCAGCGCGGGCGCCGGGAAGTTCGCCGGGACGGTCAACCCGTACGGGCCCTACGCGGGCGAGTGGATGGCCGCCGCCGTCCACACCGACGACGCCTACAAGCGCCTCACCAGCACCGTCGACCTCACCGGTGTCACCGCCGCCGACCGTCCCACCCTGCGCACCCAGCTCCTGTGGGACACCGAAGGCGGCTACGACCACGCCCTGGTCGAGGCGCACACCACCGGTGCCGACGACTGGACCACGCTCCCCGAGGCCGGGGGCGCGACCGGCACCGCCGTACCGGCCGAGTGCGCGGCCGGCTTCTACATGGGCGAGCACCCCTGGCTGGAGCACTACCTCACCCTCTCCGACGACGGCTGCACCGCCACCGGCACCACCGGGCGGTGGAACAGCCTCACCGGCTCCTCCGGAGGCTGGCGGCAGGTCGAGTTCGACCTGAGCGCCTACGCCGGGAAGTCCGTCGAGGTCTCCCTCGCCTACGTCACCGACCCCGGCAGCGGCGGACGCGGCGTCCTCGCCGACGAGGCCTCGCTGGTCGTCGGCGGCACGGCGGCGCGGACCGAGGGCTTCGAGACCTCGCTCGGCGCCTGGCGGGTGGCCGGACCGCCGGCCGGCAGCCCCGCCGTCCTGAAGGACTGGACCCGCACCGGCACCCTGTTCCAGACCTACGGTGCCGTCACCACGGACGACACCGTGCTGCTCGGTTTCGGCCTGGAGCACCTCACCGAACCGGCCGCCCGGACGGCACTGGTCCGGCAGGCGCTGCGTGCCCTGGACGAGTGA
- the whiA gene encoding DNA-binding protein WhiA: protein MAMTAAVKDEISRLPVTRTCCRKAEVSAVLRFAGGLHLVSGRIVIEAELDTASAARRLKRDILEIFGHSSELIVMAPGGLRRGSRYVVRVVAGGDQLARQTGLVDGRGRPIRGLPPQVVSGATCDAEAAWRGAFLAHGSLTEPGRSSSLEVTCPGPEAALALVGAARRLSIAAKAREVRGVDRVVVRDGDAIGALLTRLGAHDSVLAWEERRMRREVRATANRLANFDDANLRRSARAAVAAGARVQRALEILADDVPEHLAAAGRLRMEHKQASLEELGALADPPLTKDAVAGRIRRLLAMADKRASDLGIPGTDANLGEEELADNLVG from the coding sequence ATGGCGATGACGGCAGCGGTGAAGGACGAGATCTCCCGGCTCCCCGTCACCCGGACCTGCTGCAGAAAGGCGGAGGTCTCCGCCGTCCTGCGGTTCGCCGGCGGCCTTCACCTGGTGAGCGGGCGCATCGTGATCGAGGCGGAGCTGGACACGGCGAGCGCGGCGCGCCGGCTCAAGCGGGACATCCTGGAGATCTTCGGGCACAGTTCCGAGCTGATCGTGATGGCGCCCGGCGGGCTGCGCCGCGGCTCGCGTTACGTCGTTCGGGTGGTCGCGGGCGGTGACCAGCTCGCCCGGCAGACCGGCCTGGTCGATGGGCGGGGCCGGCCGATCCGCGGTCTGCCGCCGCAGGTGGTCTCGGGGGCCACCTGCGACGCGGAGGCCGCCTGGCGGGGCGCGTTCCTGGCGCACGGTTCGCTCACCGAGCCCGGCCGGTCCTCCTCCCTGGAGGTCACCTGCCCGGGCCCCGAGGCCGCGCTGGCCCTGGTCGGCGCCGCCCGCCGGCTGTCGATCGCCGCCAAGGCCCGCGAGGTGCGGGGCGTGGACCGGGTGGTCGTCCGCGACGGCGACGCGATCGGTGCCCTGCTCACCCGGCTCGGCGCCCACGACTCGGTGCTGGCCTGGGAGGAGCGGCGGATGCGTCGTGAGGTCCGGGCCACCGCCAACCGCCTCGCCAACTTCGACGACGCCAACCTGCGCCGCTCCGCCCGTGCGGCCGTCGCCGCCGGGGCCCGGGTCCAGCGGGCCCTGGAGATCCTCGCCGACGACGTCCCGGAGCACCTCGCCGCCGCGGGGCGGCTGCGGATGGAGCACAAGCAGGCCTCGCTGGAGGAGCTGGGTGCCCTCGCCGACCCGCCGCTGACCAAGGACGCGGTCGCCGGCCGCATCCGCCGCCTGCTGGCCATGGCCGACAAGCGGGCCTCGGACCTCGGCATCCCCGGCACGGATGCCAACCTCGGCGAGGAGGAACTGGCCGACAACCTCGTCGGCTGA
- a CDS encoding gluconeogenesis factor YvcK family protein, translated as MTGRTPRLSRLRRVVPEGRGGRPVEARAARPEQARGGKPRRRGAQPKVVALGGGMGLSASLAALRRITGDLTAVVTVADDGGSSGRLRDELGVLPPGDLRKALAALCGDDDWGQTWARVIQHRFQSQGDLHEHAVGNLLIVALWEQLGDHVQALDLVGKLLGAHGRVLPMSAVPLELQALVKGHDPERPDEVDTVRGQATVALTPGEVQSVHLVPNDPPAVPEAVDAVLDADWVVLGPGSWFSSVIPHLLVPDLLDALAETKARRVLSLNLAPQPGETEGFSPQRHLEVLGRHAPKLALDVVLADEAAVPDRDSLTDAAKRFGAAVELAPVARTDGTPRHDPELLAAAYDRIFRMHGRIGPWR; from the coding sequence ATGACAGGACGTACTCCGCGGCTGAGCAGGCTGCGCCGGGTGGTGCCCGAAGGGCGCGGCGGCAGACCCGTCGAGGCCCGCGCCGCCCGGCCCGAGCAGGCGCGCGGCGGCAAGCCGCGCCGCCGGGGCGCCCAGCCCAAGGTCGTCGCCCTCGGCGGCGGCATGGGCCTGTCCGCCTCGCTGGCCGCGCTGCGTCGGATCACCGGCGACCTCACCGCCGTCGTCACCGTGGCCGACGACGGCGGTTCCAGCGGGCGCCTCCGTGACGAGCTCGGTGTGCTGCCGCCCGGCGACCTGCGCAAGGCGCTGGCCGCGCTGTGCGGTGACGACGACTGGGGCCAGACCTGGGCCCGTGTCATCCAGCACCGCTTCCAGTCCCAGGGCGACCTGCACGAACACGCGGTCGGCAATCTGCTGATCGTCGCCCTGTGGGAGCAGCTCGGCGACCATGTCCAGGCCCTCGACCTGGTCGGCAAGCTGCTCGGCGCGCACGGGCGGGTGCTGCCCATGTCCGCCGTGCCGCTGGAGCTCCAGGCCCTGGTCAAGGGGCACGACCCGGAGCGGCCCGACGAGGTGGACACCGTGCGCGGGCAGGCGACCGTGGCTCTCACCCCGGGCGAGGTGCAGTCCGTGCACCTCGTGCCGAACGACCCGCCGGCCGTCCCCGAGGCGGTGGACGCCGTCCTGGACGCCGACTGGGTGGTGCTGGGCCCAGGCTCCTGGTTCTCCTCGGTCATCCCGCACCTGCTCGTACCCGACCTGCTGGACGCGCTCGCCGAGACGAAGGCGCGCCGGGTGCTCTCCCTGAACCTCGCGCCGCAGCCCGGGGAAACCGAGGGCTTCTCACCGCAGCGTCATTTGGAGGTTTTGGGACGACACGCCCCTAAACTCGCCCTGGACGTGGTGCTGGCCGACGAGGCCGCCGTGCCCGACCGTGACTCGCTCACCGATGCCGCGAAACGGTTCGGCGCCGCGGTCGAGCTGGCTCCGGTCGCCCGGACCGACGGGACCCCGAGGCACGACCCGGAGCTGCTGGCCGCCGCGTACGACCGTATTTTTCGGATGCATGGAAGGATCGGCCCATGGCGATGA
- the rapZ gene encoding RNase adapter RapZ, with protein MTEHEAQPTAGREQAHGTAGEDADPRTAGPGPGQNDGAQVSTGKETAGAHEAAIPELVIISGMSGAGRSTAAKCLEDLGWFVVDNLPPALIPTMVELGARSQGNVARIAVVVDVRGRRFFDNLRESLADLDARGVTRRIVFLESSDDALVRRFESVRRPHPLQGDGRIVDGIAAERELLRELRGDADLVIDTSSLNVHELRAKMDAQFAGDEEPELRATVMSFGFKYGLPVDADLVVDMRFLPNPHWVPELRPFTGLNEEVSSYVLSRPGAKEFLDRYTELLQMIAAGYRREGKRYVTVAVGCTGGKHRSVAMSEKLAARLAAEGVETVVVHRDMGRE; from the coding sequence ATGACCGAGCACGAGGCACAGCCCACAGCGGGACGAGAACAGGCCCACGGAACGGCCGGCGAGGACGCGGACCCGCGGACGGCCGGACCGGGCCCGGGCCAGAACGACGGAGCACAGGTGAGTACGGGCAAGGAAACAGCCGGGGCGCACGAGGCGGCCATCCCCGAGCTGGTGATCATCTCCGGCATGTCCGGGGCCGGTCGCTCGACGGCCGCCAAGTGTCTGGAGGACCTCGGCTGGTTCGTCGTCGACAACCTGCCGCCCGCGCTGATCCCCACCATGGTGGAGCTCGGCGCCCGCTCGCAGGGCAACGTGGCGCGCATCGCCGTGGTCGTCGACGTCCGCGGCCGGCGCTTCTTCGACAACCTGCGGGAATCGCTCGCCGACCTCGACGCCCGCGGCGTCACCCGCAGGATCGTCTTCCTGGAGTCCTCCGACGACGCCCTGGTGCGCCGCTTCGAGTCGGTGCGCCGCCCGCACCCCCTCCAGGGCGACGGCCGGATCGTGGACGGCATCGCCGCCGAGCGGGAGCTGCTTCGCGAGCTGCGCGGCGACGCCGACCTGGTGATCGACACCTCCAGCCTCAACGTGCACGAGCTGCGCGCCAAGATGGACGCCCAGTTCGCCGGCGACGAGGAACCCGAGCTGCGGGCCACCGTCATGTCCTTCGGCTTCAAGTACGGACTCCCGGTCGACGCCGACCTGGTCGTGGACATGCGCTTCCTGCCCAACCCTCACTGGGTCCCGGAGCTGCGCCCGTTCACCGGCCTGAACGAGGAGGTGTCCTCCTACGTCCTCAGCCGGCCCGGGGCCAAGGAGTTCCTCGACCGCTACACCGAGCTGCTCCAGATGATCGCCGCGGGTTACCGTCGGGAGGGCAAGCGCTATGTGACCGTCGCCGTCGGCTGCACCGGCGGCAAGCACCGGTCCGTGGCCATGTCGGAGAAGCTCGCCGCCCGGCTCGCCGCCGAGGGCGTGGAGACGGTGGTCGTCCACCGGGACATGGGACGGGAATGA